In Pseudomonas saudiphocaensis, one DNA window encodes the following:
- a CDS encoding acyltransferase family protein, translated as MIAVNQHRDDIQGLRALAVLAVIIFHVNHEWLPGGFIGVDIFFVISGYLITSIIFQQKEQGRFSFVSFYASRLRRIVPAYLFLLATVAAIMAILLIPRDFNSFYDSLKSAAFFNSNNYFKTQNDYFAPASHELPLLHTWSLAVEMQFYLLLPALLVLIPTRLIKPTIGAIAATLLLYSSLLLADGGRQDVYFSLAARIPEFLIGSLLALKNNHTLKKPNTNAWVGLALIALSFIFTTEESAFPGLLALPPCIGTALLISAQGSKVNQWLSGKVFVFTGALSYSLYLWHWPILAGLRYYFEVYELPGEALVIFFTLTLTASLISYYLIENTLRRANGRSGIYKFAAFSGVTLLAVLMARAANPMVSYSLPIELTRYAAPEDICHGQIVGECLRGDRQSSTEILLLGDSHAAQLNYFADVFGQTQRLRIRVITASSCVPIEGFDVVRVREQARESCSNQIETVKAHYESSQALLVAGKWQRHATSDPFMLALDRFLSEANNRNQPVILLAQVPMLETNVQRMNRHNALGSKRVAKLEATWGEANRKIEKLASRYPNVRFVDFSNIPLFSTPPFSNGRQIYQDEHHLNEEGSKAYGQAVSSRLGVILRGLTLKLSSTTPHYNPVISSRPLLR; from the coding sequence ATGATCGCAGTAAACCAACACAGGGATGACATTCAAGGACTCAGAGCCTTGGCTGTTTTGGCTGTCATCATTTTTCATGTTAACCATGAATGGCTGCCAGGCGGCTTTATCGGCGTCGATATATTTTTTGTTATCTCTGGCTATCTCATCACTAGCATCATTTTCCAGCAAAAGGAGCAAGGACGCTTTAGCTTCGTTTCGTTTTATGCATCACGCTTGCGGCGCATTGTTCCGGCGTATCTTTTCCTGCTAGCCACTGTGGCGGCAATCATGGCCATCTTACTTATTCCAAGGGATTTCAACTCCTTCTATGATTCGCTAAAATCCGCAGCTTTCTTCAACAGCAATAATTATTTCAAAACGCAAAATGATTACTTTGCACCGGCCTCGCATGAACTCCCGCTTCTACACACTTGGTCTCTAGCTGTAGAGATGCAGTTTTACCTATTGCTTCCTGCACTACTTGTATTAATACCTACCCGCCTCATCAAGCCAACAATCGGCGCAATCGCGGCCACCCTATTACTTTACTCGTCACTCCTTTTGGCGGACGGGGGGCGGCAAGATGTATATTTCTCATTAGCTGCGCGCATACCCGAATTCCTGATAGGAAGCCTCCTAGCATTAAAAAACAACCACACTCTAAAAAAACCTAACACCAACGCATGGGTAGGACTAGCACTTATCGCGCTGAGCTTCATTTTCACAACCGAAGAAAGTGCATTTCCTGGCTTACTAGCTTTGCCACCTTGTATCGGTACGGCCCTGCTAATCAGTGCACAGGGAAGCAAAGTCAACCAATGGCTTTCAGGGAAAGTATTTGTATTTACCGGGGCGCTATCCTACTCGTTATATTTGTGGCACTGGCCGATCTTGGCAGGCCTGCGCTATTACTTCGAGGTTTATGAGTTACCCGGAGAAGCCTTAGTTATTTTTTTTACCCTCACATTAACCGCATCATTGATTTCGTATTATCTCATCGAGAACACACTACGTCGCGCCAACGGACGCAGCGGGATTTATAAGTTCGCAGCTTTTTCAGGGGTCACTTTACTTGCAGTGCTTATGGCCAGAGCCGCCAACCCGATGGTTAGCTACTCTTTACCAATTGAACTTACACGCTACGCCGCCCCTGAAGACATCTGCCACGGGCAAATAGTTGGCGAATGCCTTCGAGGTGATCGGCAGTCATCGACAGAAATTCTTTTACTTGGAGATAGCCATGCAGCACAACTTAACTATTTCGCCGACGTTTTCGGACAAACACAACGATTACGCATAAGAGTAATCACCGCTAGCAGCTGCGTTCCAATTGAGGGCTTCGATGTCGTGCGAGTTAGAGAGCAAGCAAGGGAGTCTTGTAGTAATCAGATAGAAACAGTGAAAGCTCACTATGAATCTTCGCAGGCGCTTTTAGTAGCTGGGAAGTGGCAAAGACACGCAACTAGCGATCCCTTTATGTTAGCCCTAGACAGATTTCTTAGTGAAGCCAACAACAGGAATCAGCCAGTCATCTTGCTTGCGCAGGTACCCATGCTCGAAACGAACGTGCAACGAATGAACAGGCACAATGCGCTTGGAAGCAAACGAGTTGCAAAACTTGAAGCAACCTGGGGCGAGGCCAATAGAAAAATAGAGAAGCTTGCTTCTCGATATCCCAACGTAAGATTCGTGGACTTCTCAAACATACCGCTTTTTTCCACACCGCCATTTTCTAATGGCCGCCAAATTTACCAAGACGAACACCATCTTAATGAAGAAGGGTCAAAAGCCTACGGCCAAGCTGTTTCAAGCCGCCTCGGGGTGATTCTTCGAGGACTTACGCTTAAATTATCCAGCACAACTCCGCACTATAATCCGGTGATAAGCTCGCGGCCCTTACTGCGTTGA
- a CDS encoding phage tail protein, with translation MVDVNTQFGGFLTNLGAAKNTNANALGEKWKLTHMLLGDANGTDPAPSPGQTALVNQVYRAQLNQLYPSPVDENVLIAELVLPPNVGGWWIRELALEDEDGVFSAVAKCPPSYKPLLAQGSGRNQVVRMHVITSGTANIQLKIDPSVVLATRAYCDGLIAAHSAAADPHPQYKIPVATEEDALLGEDDKKLMPALRVFQALRAAAANATELLRGVLRVGTQDEVDEGARDDVAVTPKKLRHGLSFSLGPTGYIFLPSWFVEFGIQWGRFPIPRDDNSEITLIFPTAWPSECYGMTQGVIGDMGGAFDGWCAYNITQTGFKARAISNSPSLNAFYIAIGH, from the coding sequence ATGGTTGACGTAAACACCCAGTTCGGCGGCTTCCTGACCAACCTCGGCGCCGCCAAGAACACCAACGCGAACGCCCTCGGCGAGAAGTGGAAGCTGACCCACATGCTGCTCGGCGATGCCAACGGCACCGACCCGGCTCCCAGCCCAGGGCAAACCGCGCTGGTGAATCAGGTCTACCGCGCCCAGCTCAACCAGCTGTATCCCTCGCCAGTCGATGAAAACGTGCTGATCGCCGAGCTGGTGCTGCCGCCGAACGTAGGCGGCTGGTGGATCCGCGAGCTGGCCCTGGAGGATGAAGACGGCGTGTTCTCCGCAGTAGCCAAGTGCCCGCCCAGCTACAAACCCCTGCTGGCCCAGGGCAGCGGCCGCAACCAGGTGGTGCGCATGCACGTCATCACCAGCGGCACGGCCAACATCCAGCTGAAGATCGACCCCAGTGTAGTGCTGGCGACACGGGCTTATTGCGATGGGCTGATTGCGGCGCACAGCGCTGCGGCCGATCCGCATCCGCAGTACAAGATCCCCGTCGCAACCGAAGAGGATGCTCTGCTCGGTGAGGACGATAAGAAGCTGATGCCAGCTCTGCGGGTGTTCCAGGCGCTGAGAGCGGCTGCAGCTAATGCCACCGAGTTGCTGCGCGGCGTGCTAAGAGTGGGAACTCAGGATGAGGTGGATGAGGGAGCACGTGATGATGTGGCAGTCACGCCGAAAAAGCTGCGTCATGGCCTGTCATTTTCCTTGGGACCCACCGGATATATCTTCCTTCCAAGCTGGTTTGTGGAGTTTGGCATTCAATGGGGAAGGTTTCCCATTCCACGAGATGACAACAGTGAGATCACTCTGATATTCCCAACTGCGTGGCCTAGTGAGTGTTATGGCATGACGCAGGGCGTAATTGGCGATATGGGGGGTGCCTTTGACGGGTGGTGCGCATACAACATTACCCAAACTGGATTCAAAGCGAGGGCTATTTCCAATAGCCCAAGCCTAAATGCTTTTTATATCGCTATTGGCCACTGA
- a CDS encoding phage tail protein I: protein MTARHLLPPNASQLEQLAAEALAQIERVPVPIRDLINPDRCPVHLLPYLAWAFSVDRWDATWSEAIKREVIKASYFVHSRKGTIGALRRVVEPLGYLLRVTEWWQQVPEGVPGTFSLEIGVLQTGISEETYESLSLLIDDAKPVSRHLIGLDISLETHLTRYVGVAVTDGDELDVYPWENADIDVLVQRYIGVSDYTLDEMDVYPHG from the coding sequence ATGACGGCCCGGCATCTGTTGCCGCCCAACGCCAGTCAGCTCGAACAGCTGGCCGCTGAAGCACTCGCGCAGATCGAGCGGGTACCGGTACCGATTCGGGATCTGATCAACCCCGACCGCTGCCCGGTGCACCTGCTGCCGTACCTGGCCTGGGCGTTCTCGGTGGACCGTTGGGATGCCACCTGGTCCGAGGCCATCAAGCGCGAAGTGATCAAGGCTTCGTACTTCGTGCACTCGCGCAAAGGCACCATCGGCGCGCTGCGCCGCGTGGTCGAGCCGCTGGGCTATCTGCTCCGCGTGACCGAATGGTGGCAGCAAGTGCCCGAAGGCGTGCCCGGCACCTTCTCGCTGGAAATCGGCGTGCTGCAAACCGGCATCAGCGAAGAGACCTATGAATCCCTCAGCCTGCTGATCGACGACGCCAAGCCTGTCAGCCGGCACCTGATTGGGCTGGACATCAGCCTTGAAACCCACCTCACACGCTACGTCGGCGTTGCCGTCACCGATGGCGACGAGCTCGACGTGTATCCCTGGGAAAACGCCGACATCGATGTCCTGGTGCAGCGATACATCGGCGTGAGCGACTACACCCTCGACGAAATGGACGTGTACCCACATGGTTGA
- a CDS encoding baseplate J/gp47 family protein gives MNTFTPIDLAQLPDPDVVEQIDYEQILAERKAYAISLWPAEQQAEVAATLALESEPLTKLLQENAYRETLLRQRVNEAALGTMLAKAKGADLEQLAANVNVSRLVVTPADNITVPPTPAVWESDESLRERAQMAWEGLSTAGPRNSYILHARSADGRVADATAESPSPAVVVVTVQSLLGNGAADQALLDIVAAYLSDEDRRPVGDRLTVQSAEVLEYRVDAVLYLNTVGPEAEPIRATAEQRLAALVSQRRRLGLEVNRSALDAALHIEGVRRVELPGWVDIIATAAQAPYCTGYSVTLGAQA, from the coding sequence ATGAATACCTTCACGCCCATCGACCTGGCCCAGCTGCCTGATCCCGATGTGGTCGAGCAGATCGACTACGAACAGATCCTCGCCGAGCGCAAGGCCTACGCCATCAGCCTTTGGCCCGCCGAGCAGCAGGCCGAGGTCGCCGCCACCCTGGCGCTCGAATCCGAGCCGCTGACCAAGCTGCTGCAAGAAAACGCCTACCGCGAAACCCTGCTGCGCCAGCGCGTTAACGAGGCCGCGCTCGGCACTATGCTGGCCAAGGCCAAGGGCGCCGACCTAGAGCAGCTCGCGGCCAACGTCAATGTCAGCCGCCTAGTGGTCACCCCGGCAGACAACATCACCGTGCCGCCGACCCCTGCGGTGTGGGAATCAGACGAGAGCCTGCGAGAGCGCGCCCAGATGGCCTGGGAAGGGCTCAGCACCGCCGGCCCGCGCAACAGCTATATCCTCCACGCCCGCAGCGCCGATGGCCGCGTGGCCGACGCCACCGCCGAAAGCCCATCGCCCGCCGTGGTAGTCGTCACCGTCCAGTCCCTGCTGGGCAACGGCGCAGCCGATCAGGCGCTGCTCGATATAGTCGCCGCCTACCTCAGCGACGAGGACCGCCGCCCGGTGGGCGACCGCCTTACCGTGCAGTCCGCCGAGGTGCTGGAATACCGCGTCGACGCCGTGCTCTACCTCAACACCGTTGGCCCCGAGGCGGAGCCAATCCGCGCCACCGCCGAGCAGCGCCTCGCCGCCCTGGTCAGCCAGCGCCGGCGGCTAGGGCTTGAGGTCAACCGCTCCGCCCTGGACGCCGCCTTGCACATCGAGGGCGTGCGCCGCGTCGAGCTGCCCGGCTGGGTCGACATCATCGCCACCGCAGCCCAGGCGCCGTACTGCACCGGCTACAGCGTCACCCTCGGAGCCCAGGCATGA
- a CDS encoding GPW/gp25 family protein, with amino-acid sequence MIGMSAHTGRTLSDSAHLAQSIADILTTPIGSRVMRRDYGSQLPDLIDAPTNDTTRLQAYAATAMALMRWETRIRLSRVQLFLGERPGQVVLELEGTRVDTNEALSLSVPLRLGASA; translated from the coding sequence ATGATCGGCATGTCCGCACATACCGGCCGCACGCTCAGCGACTCGGCGCACCTGGCCCAGTCCATCGCCGACATTCTCACCACGCCCATCGGCTCGCGCGTGATGCGCCGCGATTACGGCAGCCAGCTGCCGGATCTGATCGACGCACCCACCAACGACACCACTCGCCTGCAGGCCTATGCAGCCACCGCCATGGCCCTGATGCGCTGGGAAACCCGCATCCGCCTGAGCCGTGTGCAACTGTTTCTGGGCGAGCGCCCCGGGCAGGTGGTGCTCGAGCTTGAAGGCACCCGCGTGGATACCAACGAAGCGCTCTCGCTCAGCGTGCCCCTGCGCCTGGGGGCCAGCGCATGA
- a CDS encoding phage baseplate assembly protein V, with protein sequence MNITDLMRRLENLIRLGTIAAVDHQAARCTVKSGGLSIPNLPWLAQRAGSSSDWDPPTVGEQCILFSPSGEPAQGIVLVGLYSQQRPAPSNSANLRRRTYPDGAVIDYDHAIHMLTATLPEGGKVKLIAPDGVSIIGNVDIEGLLRASEDVIAGDISLVNHRTKGVTPGNGVSLEPTP encoded by the coding sequence ATGAACATCACCGACCTTATGCGCCGCCTCGAAAACCTGATCCGCCTCGGCACCATCGCCGCAGTGGACCATCAGGCTGCGCGCTGCACGGTCAAAAGTGGCGGGCTCAGCATCCCCAATCTGCCATGGCTCGCCCAGCGCGCCGGCAGCAGCAGCGACTGGGACCCGCCCACGGTCGGCGAACAGTGCATCTTATTTAGCCCAAGCGGCGAACCGGCTCAGGGCATCGTCCTGGTCGGACTCTACTCACAGCAACGTCCGGCGCCGTCGAACAGCGCAAACCTGCGCCGACGGACTTACCCGGACGGGGCTGTGATCGATTACGACCACGCCATCCACATGCTCACCGCTACGCTGCCAGAAGGCGGAAAGGTGAAGCTCATCGCGCCGGACGGGGTGAGCATCATCGGCAACGTGGATATCGAAGGTCTCCTAAGAGCCAGCGAAGACGTCATCGCCGGCGACATCAGCCTGGTCAACCACCGCACCAAGGGCGTTACGCCCGGCAACGGCGTTTCCCTGGAGCCGACGCCATGA
- a CDS encoding phage virion morphogenesis protein has translation MADDLRALENWAGALLNQVQPAERRKVTQTIARELRRSQQQRIGAQRNPDGTPYAPRKPRQQLRAKAGRIKQRKMFAKLRTARYLRLQSDASSIALGFAGRVSRLARIHQYGLRDKPGRNSPDIQYQRRQLLGFSDAELEMIRDQLVAHLVP, from the coding sequence ATGGCTGACGACCTGCGCGCCCTGGAAAATTGGGCCGGCGCACTGCTCAACCAGGTGCAGCCCGCCGAGCGGCGCAAGGTCACTCAAACCATCGCCCGTGAACTGCGCCGTAGCCAGCAACAGCGCATCGGCGCGCAGCGCAACCCGGACGGCACCCCCTACGCCCCACGCAAGCCCCGCCAGCAACTGCGGGCCAAAGCCGGCCGCATCAAACAGCGCAAGATGTTCGCCAAGCTGCGCACCGCCCGTTACCTACGCCTGCAAAGCGATGCCAGCTCAATCGCTCTCGGTTTCGCCGGCCGCGTCTCGCGTCTGGCCCGCATCCACCAGTACGGCCTGCGCGACAAACCCGGCCGCAACTCGCCCGACATTCAGTACCAACGCCGGCAGCTGCTCGGCTTCAGTGATGCTGAACTGGAGATGATCCGCGACCAGCTCGTCGCGCACCTGGTGCCCTGA